A DNA window from Undibacterium sp. YM2 contains the following coding sequences:
- a CDS encoding HDOD domain-containing protein, whose product MLGLLRNLCQRLGIGSAAADAEALQAATVFSAPEDIVAEEGAWQAGFDVDSRFYPWLLGAYGKQVQHGSDKPLLIALERLVRADFSDARHIPRVPSVLPQLLKSLRNENVSGDELASHIGRDVSLVAEIISEVNSSYYSPADKISSLDNAIRLLGINGLRLLVARTAFRPLIQLQSGRITCVVAPLIWEQSEKCAQACRLLAQERGLDGFHAYLAGLVQNIGLIIAFRSLDQIMVAPVMPLATEFRLRFLHMAHILSYRIAKEWDFPDAVMQALKDQVSHDGPLQDLGLVLKQAGDISKIRLLVNAAVISDDDEDLHLAADAEMQRCFTALHVQEKDEA is encoded by the coding sequence GTGCTAGGCTTGCTGCGCAATTTATGCCAGCGGCTGGGCATAGGTTCTGCTGCGGCTGATGCAGAAGCACTGCAGGCAGCCACTGTCTTCAGCGCACCTGAAGATATCGTCGCCGAAGAAGGGGCCTGGCAAGCTGGCTTTGATGTCGATTCGCGGTTTTACCCGTGGCTGCTCGGTGCTTATGGCAAGCAGGTACAACATGGCTCAGATAAACCACTACTGATTGCACTGGAACGCCTGGTCAGGGCCGACTTTAGCGATGCCCGCCATATCCCGCGCGTACCCAGCGTGCTGCCGCAGTTGTTGAAGAGCCTGCGCAATGAAAATGTCTCTGGTGATGAACTGGCCAGCCATATTGGCAGGGATGTGAGCCTGGTCGCCGAGATCATCTCTGAAGTCAACAGCTCTTATTACAGCCCGGCAGACAAGATCAGCAGCCTCGACAATGCGATACGCCTGCTCGGCATCAACGGCCTGCGCCTGCTGGTGGCGCGCACGGCTTTCCGCCCGCTGATACAACTGCAGTCTGGCCGTATCACTTGCGTGGTTGCACCGCTGATCTGGGAACAGTCAGAAAAATGTGCGCAGGCTTGCCGCCTGTTGGCGCAGGAGCGCGGGCTTGATGGCTTTCATGCCTATCTCGCCGGTCTGGTGCAAAACATCGGCCTGATCATTGCGTTTCGCAGCCTCGATCAGATCATGGTGGCACCGGTCATGCCACTGGCGACGGAATTTCGCCTGCGCTTTTTACACATGGCACATATCCTGTCTTACCGCATCGCCAAGGAATGGGATTTTCCTGATGCCGTCATGCAAGCCCTGAAAGACCAGGTCAGCCATGATGGCCCGTTACAGGATCTGGGCCTGGTGTTGAAGCAGGCGGGCGACATCAGCAAAATAAGATTGCTGGTGAATGCCGCTGTCATCAGTGACGACGATGAAGACCTGCACCTGGCTGCAGACGCAGAAATGCAGCGCTGTTTTACGGCGCTGCATGTACAGGAGAAGGATGAGGCCTAG
- a CDS encoding alpha/beta hydrolase, which produces MPKPADMTTPPRYALQATAVCLGFLLALPLIASTAANAGTLRDKIMERRQERKEQRAEQAAEKNEMTEAETTDLAPQGLPAGTKVLRDIAYGSDKRQTMDVYLPANAAAQKSMPVIFMVHGGAWKIGSKTARGVVENKAAHWLPQGYIFVSINYRMLPDIKPLEQADDVAKALATAQSKAAEWGGSGKRFIIMGHSAGAHLVALLASNPSIAARAGASAWLATIALDSAAYDIDKIMGQKHYRFYDEAFGSDPAYWQASSPTLQLKQAAAPFVAVCSSIRPDKPCAQAGVFIDKARSLGMQAMLLPQSLSHAEINKNLGLDNGYTTAVDNFIKPLVAAQTIP; this is translated from the coding sequence ATGCCCAAGCCTGCCGATATGACCACCCCGCCCCGCTATGCCTTGCAAGCGACAGCCGTTTGCCTGGGCTTTTTGCTCGCCTTGCCCCTTATTGCTTCGACTGCTGCCAACGCTGGCACCCTGCGCGACAAAATCATGGAAAGACGGCAGGAAAGAAAAGAGCAACGGGCTGAGCAGGCGGCAGAAAAAAATGAAATGACTGAGGCAGAAACAACAGACCTGGCACCGCAAGGCCTGCCAGCTGGTACCAAAGTCTTGCGAGATATTGCCTATGGCAGTGACAAGCGCCAGACCATGGACGTATATCTGCCCGCCAATGCTGCCGCGCAAAAATCCATGCCTGTCATTTTCATGGTACATGGTGGCGCTTGGAAAATAGGCAGCAAGACCGCACGTGGCGTGGTCGAGAACAAGGCCGCGCACTGGCTGCCCCAGGGCTATATCTTCGTCTCCATCAATTACCGCATGTTGCCTGACATCAAACCGCTGGAACAGGCTGACGATGTCGCCAAAGCCCTGGCAACAGCGCAAAGCAAGGCGGCAGAATGGGGCGGGTCGGGCAAGCGCTTCATCATCATGGGCCATTCCGCCGGGGCGCACCTGGTTGCCCTGCTGGCCAGCAACCCATCCATTGCTGCCAGGGCAGGCGCCTCTGCCTGGCTGGCGACCATTGCGCTGGACAGCGCCGCTTATGACATCGACAAGATCATGGGACAAAAGCATTACCGCTTCTATGATGAAGCCTTTGGTTCTGATCCCGCTTACTGGCAAGCCAGTTCACCCACCCTGCAATTGAAACAGGCCGCAGCCCCCTTTGTGGCCGTGTGCTCCAGCATCAGGCCAGACAAGCCCTGCGCCCAGGCGGGTGTGTTCATCGACAAGGCCAGGTCACTGGGTATGCAGGCCATGCTGCTGCCGCAAAGCCTGAGTCATGCCGAAATCAATAAAAATCTGGGGCTGGATAATGGGTATACCACCGCTGTTGATAATTTCATCAAGCCGCTCGTTGCGGCGCAGACCATTCCATGA
- a CDS encoding type II toxin-antitoxin system PemK/MazF family toxin, with translation MTNKIKRGDIYWASPDEERSTIAGLAHPHVVVQDDVFNQSRVTTTVICALTSNLKRVTEPGNVMLELGEAGLDKQSVVVVSQISSIPKNQLGEFIGHLSDERVMQILAGIRFQQRTFFET, from the coding sequence ATGACAAACAAGATCAAGCGCGGTGACATTTACTGGGCCAGCCCTGATGAAGAACGCAGTACTATTGCTGGCCTGGCACACCCGCATGTAGTCGTACAGGATGATGTCTTCAATCAGTCGCGCGTCACTACCACCGTCATATGCGCCCTGACCAGCAATCTGAAGCGCGTGACCGAACCGGGTAATGTCATGCTGGAATTGGGCGAAGCTGGTCTGGACAAACAAAGCGTGGTCGTGGTGTCACAGATATCTTCCATCCCTAAAAATCAGCTCGGCGAGTTCATAGGTCATTTGTCTGATGAGCGGGTCATGCAGATACTGGCGGGTATCAGGTTTCAGCAAAGGACTTTTTTCGAAACCTGA
- a CDS encoding NIPSNAP family protein yields the protein MNTSAIALMGAALLGAVTTPIAAEGVDNDASGECCNVIELRQYVTYPGKRDVLISLFEKHFIESQEETGIRVLGQFRDINDPYRYTWLRGFPNMEARKQTLTDFYSGQTWQTYRNEANATLYDNDDVLLLRPASAGSGFKPGSRIRPAPDSTTPRNGFVVATVYHFAQEVTPDFISKFNERLMPMFERHGAHIMGRFVTEKSRNTFERLPVRENVNVFVWFASYADRAAYESCLTKLAGDALWRDQAFADLYKSLQGWPEIIMLEPASRSLLP from the coding sequence ATGAACACCTCTGCCATTGCCCTGATGGGTGCTGCACTATTGGGAGCAGTCACTACGCCCATCGCTGCTGAAGGGGTTGACAATGACGCCAGCGGTGAATGCTGTAATGTTATAGAGCTGCGCCAGTATGTGACTTACCCAGGCAAACGGGATGTACTGATCTCACTGTTTGAGAAGCACTTCATAGAAAGCCAGGAAGAAACCGGCATACGTGTGCTCGGTCAGTTTCGCGATATTAACGATCCCTATCGTTATACCTGGTTGCGTGGCTTTCCCAATATGGAAGCACGCAAGCAGACGCTGACGGATTTTTATTCAGGCCAGACCTGGCAGACTTACCGCAACGAGGCCAATGCGACCTTGTACGATAACGACGATGTGCTGCTGCTGCGCCCTGCCTCCGCTGGCAGTGGCTTCAAGCCGGGTTCGCGTATCAGGCCTGCACCTGATAGTACAACTCCACGTAACGGCTTCGTGGTGGCAACGGTTTACCATTTCGCGCAGGAAGTGACGCCAGACTTCATCAGCAAATTCAATGAACGCTTGATGCCCATGTTTGAGCGCCATGGGGCACATATCATGGGACGTTTTGTCACTGAAAAAAGCCGCAATACCTTTGAGCGCCTGCCCGTGCGTGAGAATGTGAATGTATTCGTCTGGTTTGCTTCCTATGCAGACCGTGCAGCTTATGAATCCTGTCTGACAAAATTAGCCGGAGACGCGCTGTGGCGGGATCAGGCATTTGCTGACCTGTATAAGTCATTGCAAGGCTGGCCTGAGATCATCATGCTGGAACCAGCGTCGCGTTCGCTTTTGCCTTGA
- a CDS encoding glycoside hydrolase family 18 protein, with protein sequence MKIAKLPSRLLLSCLSGILVLCSAPAVQAKDAGKPVVMAYYALGKDDINHYDEGKTAFPVVAITPEKARMLTHLNFSFLTLSEDGKCALEEGTNLQAAGKIFRELQGLKNYNPALRLQFSIGGWAYTNDDSPTVARYRQAAATVEGRKKLAQSCVAFMREYGFDGLDLDWEYPRAEDAQNFVALLKEIRQQLKGARQSNQLSIAVAGGAFSMARTYLQLPQIAAQVDYVNLMSYDFNGAWEKQTNHNAHLFGDAPEHMYDNPLRKLTFKPALSPAELEKRFPAPMALTVDATVQQYLRAGVPASKLVLGLPFYGRAYFAVEAGESHGLYQSHQTLAGDVYASDPTLLTGCDACIARKDPRTPGYAEIKKLLAANLGYKSYFSKETKVPWIYNADKKIFISYDDEQSFTYKVAYLKKYKLAGAMFWHLGQDDEEGSLLRSLYKNLHEKTAEVDLAGGMHY encoded by the coding sequence ATGAAAATTGCCAAACTCCCATCACGTCTCTTATTGTCATGCCTGTCAGGCATACTGGTCTTATGTTCCGCGCCTGCCGTTCAGGCAAAGGATGCAGGCAAGCCTGTGGTCATGGCTTATTACGCACTCGGCAAAGATGACATCAATCATTATGACGAGGGCAAAACTGCATTCCCTGTTGTTGCGATCACGCCAGAAAAAGCACGCATGCTCACGCATTTGAATTTCTCGTTCCTGACGCTCAGCGAAGATGGCAAATGTGCGCTGGAAGAGGGAACAAACTTGCAGGCAGCAGGCAAGATATTTCGCGAATTGCAAGGCCTCAAAAACTATAATCCCGCTTTACGTTTGCAGTTTTCCATAGGTGGCTGGGCTTATACCAATGATGACAGCCCCACGGTAGCGCGTTACCGCCAGGCCGCTGCGACAGTTGAAGGCCGCAAGAAACTCGCGCAATCCTGTGTGGCTTTCATGCGTGAATATGGCTTCGATGGACTGGATCTGGACTGGGAATATCCACGTGCAGAAGATGCGCAGAATTTTGTCGCCCTGCTCAAGGAAATACGCCAGCAGTTGAAGGGCGCCAGACAGAGTAATCAACTTTCTATTGCCGTGGCGGGTGGTGCTTTCAGTATGGCGCGCACTTATCTGCAACTGCCACAGATTGCAGCGCAGGTTGATTACGTCAATCTCATGAGTTATGACTTCAATGGTGCGTGGGAAAAGCAGACCAACCATAACGCACACCTGTTTGGTGACGCACCTGAGCATATGTATGACAACCCCTTGCGCAAGCTGACATTCAAACCGGCGCTATCGCCAGCAGAACTGGAAAAGCGCTTTCCTGCACCTATGGCTCTGACGGTGGATGCGACGGTGCAGCAATACCTGCGTGCCGGTGTACCTGCCAGCAAACTTGTGCTGGGTCTGCCATTTTATGGCCGTGCCTACTTTGCGGTAGAAGCCGGCGAAAGCCATGGCCTGTATCAAAGCCATCAGACACTGGCAGGCGATGTCTATGCAAGCGACCCGACGCTACTCACAGGCTGTGATGCCTGTATCGCCCGCAAAGACCCACGCACGCCTGGCTATGCTGAAATCAAAAAACTGCTGGCTGCCAATCTCGGTTACAAATCCTATTTCAGTAAAGAGACCAAGGTGCCCTGGATTTATAACGCGGATAAGAAAATTTTTATCAGCTATGACGATGAACAATCATTCACTTATAAAGTCGCCTACCTGAAGAAATACAAATTGGCAGGTGCCATGTTCTGGCACCTCGGGCAGGATGATGAAGAGGGCAGCCTCTTGCGCAGTCTATACAAGAACCTGCATGAAAAGACTGCAGAAGTTGATCTGGCGGGTGGGATGCATTATTAA
- a CDS encoding SlyX family protein: MAYCRPDFTESRIMTTEERLIDLEIRLTRQDDLVDTLNTQVYRQQKKIDELEALCAAMAARLREVAVAASQRTAVVDERPPHY, translated from the coding sequence ATGGCATACTGTAGGCCTGATTTCACAGAAAGCCGCATCATGACGACAGAAGAAAGACTGATAGACCTGGAAATACGCCTGACCCGTCAGGATGATCTGGTCGATACTCTGAATACCCAGGTATATCGCCAGCAAAAGAAAATCGATGAACTTGAAGCGCTGTGTGCAGCGATGGCTGCCCGTCTAAGGGAAGTGGCAGTGGCTGCCAGCCAGCGTACTGCCGTGGTGGATGAGAGGCCGCCGCATTATTGA
- a CDS encoding ABC transporter substrate-binding protein, with product MNNKANNKTLFQFCTLAMLAVATTSQADDKIVLNYNVRPPYIVEEPDGSASGLTASPAANAFKSAGVAFTWAKAPPNRQLAMVQENTQKTCAIGWYKTEEREGFAKFSKALYRDKPAVMIVNSSFKIKDNAKLEEVLTMPGIKVLIKEKFSYGHYIDAALGKIKPQTVVSNGTNTQMLQLVASKSADLMFAAPEEANYLIEQSNMAKDKFSQFKASDMPDGGERYLICSKNVPDEVMAKLNKAISFK from the coding sequence ATGAACAACAAAGCGAACAACAAAACTCTTTTTCAATTCTGTACGCTAGCCATGCTGGCTGTTGCTACGACCAGCCAGGCTGACGACAAGATCGTTCTTAACTACAATGTGCGGCCACCTTATATCGTCGAAGAGCCTGATGGTTCTGCATCAGGCTTGACGGCAAGCCCGGCAGCTAATGCCTTCAAAAGTGCTGGCGTGGCATTCACCTGGGCCAAGGCGCCTCCCAACCGCCAGCTTGCCATGGTGCAGGAAAACACACAAAAAACCTGTGCCATAGGCTGGTATAAAACCGAAGAACGTGAAGGTTTCGCCAAGTTCAGTAAAGCGCTGTACCGCGATAAACCTGCTGTCATGATCGTCAATAGCAGTTTCAAGATCAAGGACAATGCCAAGCTGGAAGAAGTATTGACGATGCCGGGCATCAAGGTACTCATCAAGGAAAAATTTTCTTACGGCCATTACATAGATGCGGCACTGGGAAAGATCAAACCACAGACGGTAGTTTCCAATGGCACCAACACCCAGATGCTGCAACTGGTTGCCAGCAAATCTGCCGACCTGATGTTTGCAGCACCAGAAGAAGCAAATTACCTGATTGAGCAATCCAATATGGCGAAGGACAAGTTCAGCCAGTTCAAGGCAAGCGATATGCCTGACGGTGGGGAAAGATATCTTATTTGCAGCAAGAATGTGCCTGACGAAGTGATGGCAAAATTGAACAAGGCGATCAGTTTTAAATAA
- a CDS encoding ArgE/DapE family deacylase produces the protein MNNYEQLDAWIDSHFDEQVKFLQELIRVPTDTPPGNNTPHAERTADLLQDMGISAEKHAVPDNEVKEAGLQSITNLLVRRQYGPGKTVLLNAHGDVVPPGEGWTKNPYGGEIENGNIYGRATAVSKCDFSTYTFALRALEAVAKPTAGTLELLFTYDEEFGGEVGPGWMLKHNLIKPDLMIAAGFSYQVITAHNGCLQMEVTVHGKMAHAAIPDSGVDALQAAVKILNALYAQNTLYKQVTSKVEGITHPYLNVGTIEGGTNTNVIPGRVTFKLDRRMIPEENPAEVEATLRKLISDTAADLPGISVDVKRILLANSMRPLPGNTPLVEAIQKHGGAVFGEAIPALGTPLYTDVRLFSEAGIPGVIYGAGPRTVLESHAKRADERLNLEDLRKATKVIARTLQDLLK, from the coding sequence ATGAATAACTACGAACAACTCGATGCCTGGATAGACAGTCACTTTGACGAGCAGGTCAAATTCCTGCAAGAACTGATACGCGTGCCAACTGATACGCCACCCGGCAATAACACCCCGCATGCAGAACGCACCGCCGATCTGTTGCAGGACATGGGTATCAGCGCAGAAAAGCATGCTGTACCAGACAATGAAGTCAAAGAAGCAGGCCTGCAAAGCATCACCAACCTGCTGGTACGCCGCCAGTATGGCCCGGGCAAGACTGTGCTGCTGAATGCCCATGGTGACGTGGTGCCACCTGGCGAAGGCTGGACCAAGAACCCTTACGGTGGTGAAATAGAAAACGGCAATATCTATGGCCGTGCCACGGCTGTCAGCAAATGCGATTTCTCGACTTACACTTTTGCCCTGCGCGCCCTCGAAGCAGTGGCCAAACCAACAGCAGGCACGCTGGAATTGTTATTTACCTATGATGAAGAATTCGGTGGCGAAGTCGGCCCCGGCTGGATGTTGAAACACAACTTGATCAAGCCTGACCTGATGATAGCCGCAGGTTTCTCTTACCAGGTCATCACGGCGCATAACGGTTGCCTGCAAATGGAAGTGACGGTACATGGCAAGATGGCCCATGCAGCAATCCCTGATTCTGGCGTTGATGCATTGCAGGCAGCGGTGAAGATATTGAATGCCCTGTATGCGCAAAACACTCTCTACAAACAAGTCACATCGAAAGTAGAAGGCATTACCCATCCTTACCTGAATGTGGGCACGATAGAAGGTGGCACGAATACCAACGTCATCCCTGGCCGCGTGACGTTCAAGCTGGACCGCCGCATGATACCGGAAGAAAACCCGGCAGAAGTCGAAGCGACTTTGCGCAAACTCATCAGCGATACGGCAGCAGATTTGCCTGGCATCAGCGTCGATGTCAAACGCATCTTGCTGGCAAATTCCATGCGTCCACTACCGGGTAATACACCTTTGGTGGAGGCGATACAAAAACATGGTGGCGCAGTATTTGGTGAGGCCATTCCTGCGCTGGGTACGCCTTTGTATACCGATGTGCGTTTGTTCTCGGAAGCGGGCATACCTGGCGTTATCTATGGTGCTGGGCCACGTACCGTGCTGGAGTCCCATGCGAAACGGGCGGATGAGCGTTTGAATCTGGAGGATTTACGCAAAGCCACCAAGGTCATTGCGCGTACGCTGCAAGATTTGCTGAAATAA
- a CDS encoding urate hydroxylase PuuD: MEAFLLAYGTEWLNLIVRWLHLITGIAWIGASFYFVWLDNNIRPPKPGSELANKGVSGELWAVHGGGFYNPQKYLIAPKELPEELHWFKWEAYVTWLSGFAMLFIVYYFNASAMMIDKSVADLTSWQAIGIGLGTLLVGWTVYDLLCRSPLGKREGLLGIIMFVFIVATAFVLSKFLSGRAAYIHVGAMIGTMMVGNVLMLIIPGQRKLVEAMQQGKSPDPIHGQKAKQRSVHNNYFTLPVLFIMISNHYAMTYNHEYNWLVLATIMAAGVLIRHFFNLRHKGITNWAYPSAGVALLLAVAIAIAPKPPAKVAAPDPALSAAEAEKAQFTKVQGIIQQRCASCHSAAPTQPGFATAPAGIKLDTPELIKQNAVKVNMQAVQLKAMPIGNMTQMTEEERAVVGAWFQAGAK, from the coding sequence ATGGAAGCTTTTTTACTTGCGTATGGCACTGAGTGGCTGAACCTGATCGTCCGCTGGCTGCATCTGATCACCGGCATCGCCTGGATAGGTGCATCTTTCTACTTCGTCTGGCTGGACAATAATATCCGCCCGCCCAAGCCTGGTTCTGAACTGGCCAACAAGGGTGTGTCTGGCGAATTGTGGGCTGTGCATGGCGGCGGCTTTTATAACCCGCAAAAATACCTGATCGCCCCCAAGGAATTGCCGGAAGAACTGCACTGGTTCAAATGGGAAGCCTATGTCACCTGGCTGTCTGGCTTTGCGATGTTGTTCATCGTGTATTACTTCAATGCCTCTGCGATGATGATAGACAAGTCCGTCGCTGACCTGACGAGCTGGCAAGCCATAGGTATTGGCCTGGGAACGCTGCTGGTGGGCTGGACTGTGTATGACCTGCTGTGCCGCTCACCGCTGGGCAAGCGTGAAGGCCTGCTGGGCATCATCATGTTCGTGTTCATTGTGGCGACAGCTTTTGTGTTGTCGAAATTCCTCAGTGGCCGCGCTGCCTATATTCACGTTGGTGCCATGATAGGCACGATGATGGTCGGTAATGTGCTGATGCTCATCATCCCCGGCCAGCGCAAACTCGTCGAAGCCATGCAGCAGGGTAAATCGCCTGACCCCATCCACGGCCAGAAAGCCAAGCAACGCAGCGTACACAATAATTACTTCACCCTGCCGGTGCTGTTCATCATGATCAGCAATCATTATGCAATGACGTATAACCATGAATACAACTGGCTGGTGCTGGCGACCATCATGGCGGCGGGTGTCTTGATACGTCACTTTTTCAACCTGCGCCACAAGGGTATTACCAACTGGGCTTATCCATCCGCAGGCGTGGCTTTATTGCTGGCAGTGGCAATTGCGATTGCCCCCAAGCCACCAGCGAAAGTGGCAGCGCCTGACCCGGCTCTGTCGGCGGCAGAAGCAGAAAAGGCCCAGTTCACTAAAGTACAGGGCATCATCCAGCAGCGTTGTGCGTCTTGCCATTCAGCCGCACCGACCCAGCCTGGCTTTGCTACTGCACCTGCTGGTATCAAGCTTGATACACCAGAACTGATCAAACAGAATGCGGTCAAGGTCAATATGCAGGCAGTGCAACTCAAGGCCATGCCTATAGGGAATATGACGCAAATGACGGAAGAAGAACGTGCAGTCGTCGGTGCCTGGTTCCAGGCTGGTGCCAAATAA
- the uraH gene encoding hydroxyisourate hydrolase: MGKLSTHVLDITVGKPGVGVQVELYAVNAGEKTLLKTETTNNDGRCNAPLLEGDSLKTGLYELVFAAGDYFDKQGVDLPSPKFIDRVTLAFGVADASQNYHVPLVVSPWAYSTYRGS, from the coding sequence ATGGGAAAGCTCAGTACACATGTGCTGGATATCACCGTTGGCAAACCCGGCGTGGGTGTGCAGGTGGAGTTATATGCCGTCAATGCAGGTGAGAAAACCCTGCTGAAGACAGAGACCACCAATAATGATGGCCGCTGCAATGCGCCTCTACTGGAAGGCGATAGTCTCAAGACTGGTCTGTATGAGCTGGTGTTTGCAGCAGGTGACTATTTCGACAAGCAGGGCGTAGACCTGCCCAGCCCCAAATTCATAGACCGCGTGACCCTGGCTTTTGGGGTGGCTGATGCCAGCCAGAATTACCATGTGCCACTGGTGGTGTCGCCATGGGCGTACTCGACTTACAGGGGTAGCTAA
- a CDS encoding allantoate amidohydrolase codes for MTTTLDHLNHCSPQDFVHILHGIYEHSPWIPERAAASRPFASITALKLALQTVVSQATEAEQLGLIRAHPELAGKAAIAGELTRESTGEQAKAGLTNCSPEEFAILHKLNADYNSKFGFPFILAVKGPDGKGFTREAIIATFQRRFKNQRADELAECLRQIGRIAELRLNDLLEHTLQFGNTIMQWSETLAAWSDDEDGLTCAYMTPAHQKTAEQLAAWMREAGMHVHIDAVGNVVGRYLSDATDAKTLLTGSHYDTVCNGGKYDGREGILLPIAIVKHLNEKNEKLPFNFEIIGFSEEEGVRFKSTFLGSNAIIGQFDLALLDKTDADGISMREALTAAGHDVKQIAAIARDPAQILGYVEVHIEQGPVLLGRDLPVGIVTSIAGSCRYQVQLKGVASHAGTTPMSMRKDAAAAAAEIILYVEQRCANGTSLVGTVGQLQVPHGSVNVIPGSCNLSLDIRAADDATRDAAVNDILAKIEAICQRRNIEVNVVKAVSAPAAPCAPWLMQQLAAATQRAGLPAFELPSGAGHDAMAIAKMTDVAMLFTRCGNGGISHNPLETMSADDAEVSAQILLDFLRNFKSRD; via the coding sequence ATGACGACAACTCTGGACCACCTGAACCACTGTAGCCCGCAAGACTTTGTGCACATCCTGCACGGTATCTATGAGCATTCGCCCTGGATACCCGAGCGGGCAGCGGCCAGCCGCCCCTTTGCCAGCATCACGGCACTCAAGCTGGCCTTGCAAACCGTAGTCAGCCAGGCGACAGAGGCAGAGCAACTGGGCCTGATCCGTGCCCATCCCGAGCTGGCAGGCAAGGCCGCCATCGCGGGCGAACTGACCCGTGAATCGACTGGTGAGCAAGCCAAGGCAGGCCTGACCAATTGCAGCCCCGAAGAATTCGCGATCCTGCATAAACTCAATGCCGACTACAACAGCAAGTTTGGCTTCCCCTTCATCCTTGCTGTCAAAGGGCCAGATGGCAAGGGTTTTACGCGGGAAGCCATCATCGCCACCTTTCAGCGCCGCTTTAAAAACCAGCGCGCAGACGAATTGGCAGAATGCCTGCGCCAGATAGGTCGCATCGCTGAGCTGCGCCTGAATGATTTGCTCGAACACACCCTGCAATTTGGCAACACCATCATGCAATGGTCAGAAACCCTGGCCGCCTGGAGCGATGATGAAGATGGCCTGACCTGCGCCTACATGACACCCGCGCACCAAAAAACCGCAGAGCAACTGGCGGCCTGGATGCGTGAAGCGGGCATGCATGTGCATATCGACGCAGTCGGCAATGTCGTTGGCCGCTACCTGTCTGATGCGACCGATGCCAAGACCCTGCTGACTGGCTCCCACTATGACACCGTTTGCAATGGCGGCAAATACGATGGCCGTGAAGGCATCCTGTTACCCATCGCCATCGTCAAGCACCTGAACGAAAAAAATGAAAAACTGCCCTTCAATTTCGAGATCATCGGTTTTTCTGAAGAAGAAGGTGTGCGCTTCAAAAGCACTTTCCTGGGCAGTAACGCCATCATCGGCCAGTTTGACCTGGCCTTGCTGGACAAGACAGATGCTGACGGCATCAGCATGCGTGAGGCACTGACTGCCGCCGGGCATGATGTCAAACAAATCGCGGCCATCGCGCGTGACCCTGCACAGATACTGGGCTATGTAGAAGTGCATATAGAGCAAGGGCCGGTCTTGCTGGGCCGTGACCTACCGGTGGGCATAGTTACTTCCATCGCTGGCAGTTGCCGCTATCAGGTGCAACTCAAAGGGGTCGCCAGCCATGCTGGCACCACACCGATGAGCATGCGCAAGGATGCAGCGGCCGCTGCTGCAGAAATCATTTTGTATGTAGAACAGCGCTGTGCCAATGGCACGTCCCTGGTAGGGACAGTTGGCCAGTTACAGGTGCCGCATGGTTCGGTCAATGTGATACCCGGCTCCTGCAATCTGTCGCTCGATATCCGCGCTGCTGACGATGCCACCCGTGACGCTGCGGTGAATGACATCCTCGCAAAGATAGAAGCCATCTGCCAGCGCCGCAATATTGAAGTGAATGTAGTCAAAGCCGTATCCGCCCCGGCAGCGCCTTGTGCCCCATGGCTGATGCAGCAACTGGCAGCAGCAACACAAAGAGCAGGTTTGCCCGCTTTTGAATTGCCATCAGGTGCAGGCCATGATGCCATGGCAATAGCCAAAATGACCGATGTGGCCATGCTGTTCACCCGCTGCGGCAACGGCGGCATCAGCCACAACCCATTGGAAACCATGAGCGCCGACGACGCAGAAGTCTCGGCCCAAATCTTGCTCGATTTTTTAAGGAATTTTAAGAGTAGGGATTAA